The following are encoded together in the Anopheles nili chromosome 3, idAnoNiliSN_F5_01, whole genome shotgun sequence genome:
- the LOC128724211 gene encoding uncharacterized protein LOC128724211 translates to MKASRKELSSGGPRSDGRDQKDQCHAGGHHYHRESRNNFHKTYDRSWEKWEKFREKKMEMMKAHKYNVEHRLKYDNQERILYRHHFNYYPVKRPRPRKTSLEPNWYTENIYSNQSIDNSDGELGVGFPRTGPQLLGATTTGGHDINGNMSMGGLEDDGIFTIDGHFERRHRYPKSNSCCFGVNRMRDIDEVETGLERDGWSERYPKIPKSYSFSTSRSMGVGFNMAKLYSRNSFEMPEFAGHRRRQLDGGRPIVRMCDREGCFNETCFSKDEKNFYNNNNNIISEWNLRNRNNLRAGVGVGGEGVAARPQYVMEEDFDLFDEDDDDDGEDDDEEDDRDHDGYGVDHTVDPYRSERPKPIRGPFNRMVDYADGKYSDDYRRSFEDFFNQNCCIERHHRQLRKGPVTPAKNKSMLEVKPPNRFDDTSSDSTDLELDDFNFDFEKYWEELEKPSPTSPSELEERKSAGRSAMAGGPAKKVKNVNLNRCYNNGTVIDIYHDDDPYHRDHYHYREGAGKLHNHDHRHRANTTPRSKPSRHKVYPSERDRDLRVREDPEDVPPSGSAKGQRQGSTKTLDAAGNTISSNTNAISFLNNIFSIYKPNKYSPLNCHVEQNYLKTIPAKKMNIVASSAARPLGAATDRQHSTTTGGDGSSTKRPLTVHPAKPSVASVASAARRNATRPPSTKDPQARFQIIPDKTGVKISPLYRLDAQDYRRARYKLKSTSRPLSFW, encoded by the exons ATGAAAGCGAGCAGAAAAGAACTATCGAGTGGGGGGCCCCGATCGGACGGGCGTGATCAGAAGGACCAATGCCACGCAGGTGGACATCACTATCACCGCGAGAGTCGCAACAACTTCCACAAAACGTACGATCGCAGCTGGGAGAAGTGGGAGAAATTCCGCGAGAAGAAGATGGAAATGATGAAAGCCCACAAGTACAACGTGGAACACCGACTCAAGTACGACAACCAGGAGCGTATCCTTTACCGACACCACTTCAACTACTACCCGGTCAAGCGACCACGTCCGCGCAAAACGTCCCTCGAGCCCAACTGGTACACGGAGAACATCTACTCGAATCAATCCATCGACAACTCGGATGGTGAGCTTGGTGTGGGCTTCCCTCGAACCGGTCCACAATTGCTGGGAGCGACCACAACGGGTGGCCATGATATCAACGGCAACATGAGCATGGGCGGACTGGAGGACGACGGCATTTTCACCATCGATGGTCACTTCGAGCGGCGGCATCGATATCCCAAGTCGAACAGCTGCTGTTTTGGAGTTAACCGCATGCGTGACATTGACGAGGTGGAAACCGGCCTGGAACGTGACGGCTGGAGTGAGCGTTATCCCAAGATCCCCAAGTCCTACTCGTTCAGCACCTCGCGCAGTATGGGAGTAGGATTCAACATGGCCAAGCTGTACAGCCGCAACAGCTTCGAGATGCCAGAGTTTGCTGGGCATCGTCGACGACAACTGGACGGCGGAAGACCGATCGTGAGAATGTGTGATCGCGAGGGTTGCTTCAACGAGACGTGCTTCAGCAAGGACGAGAAGAACttctacaacaacaacaa caacattatAAGCGAGTGGAATCTGCGGAACCGCAATAACTTGCGCGCAGGTGTTGGCGTTGGAGGTGAAGGTGTTGCCGCTCGACCGCAATATGTGATGGAGGAGGACTTCGATCTGTTTGATgaggatgacgacgatgatggtgaggatgacgacgaggaggaTGATCGTGATCATGACG GTTACGGTGTGGACCACACGGTCGATCCGTACCGGTCGGAACGACCGAAACCGATACGAGGCCCGTTTAATCGCATGGTCGATTACGCGGACGGTAAATACTCCGATGACTACCGGCGGTCGTTCGAGGACTTCTTCAACCAGAACTGCTGCATCGAACGGCACCACCGACAACTGCGAAAGGGACCAGTAACGCCGGCGAAGAATAAGAGCATGCTTGAGGTGAAGCCACCGAACCGGTTCGACGATACGTCCTCGGACTCGACCGATCTCGAGCTGGATGACTTCAACTTTGACTTCGAGAAGTACTGGGAGGAGTTGGAGAAGCCATCACCGACGTCCCCGAGTGAGCTGGAGGAGCGCAAGAGCGCAGGGCGAAGCGCGATGGCTGGCGGACCGGCCAAGAAGGTGAAGAACGTCAACCTGAACCGGTGCTACAACAACGGGACGGTCATTGACATCTACCACGATGACGATCCGTACCACCGCGATCACTATCACTATCGTGAAGGTGCCGGCAAACTGCACAACCATGATCATCGCCACCGTGCCAACACGACACCGAGGAGTAAACCGTCGCGTCACAAGGTGTACCCTTCGGAGAGAGACCGGGACTTGCGAGTACGCGAAGATCCTGAAGATGTGCCTCCATCCGGAAGCGCCAAGGGACAACGGCAGGGCAGCACTAAGACTCTCGATGCCGCGGGGAAcacgatcagcagcaacaccaacgcGATCAGCTTCCTCAACAACATCTTCTCCATTTATAAGCCGAACAAGTACTCGCCCTTGAACTGCCATGTCGAGCAAAACTACCTAAAGACCATTCCGGCCAAGAAGATGAACATTGTGGCGAGTTCGGCCGCCCGGCCACTAGGGGCGGCCACTGACAGGCAACACTCTACGACCACCGGAGGTGATGGATCCTCCACGAAGCGTCCTCTGACGGTGCACCCGGCCAAACCTTCGGTGGCGTCCGTGGCCAGTGCGGCGAGACGTAACGCAACGCGTCCACCATCGACTAAGGATCCACAGGCTCGGTTCCAGATCATCCCGGACAAGACGGGCGTGAAGATATCGCCCCTATACCGGCTGGACGCTCAGGATTACCGGAGGGCGCGCTATAAACTCAAGAGCACCTCGCGGCCCTTGTCCTTCTGGTGA
- the LOC128724212 gene encoding SH3 and cysteine-rich domain-containing protein 3-like, whose protein sequence is MKSLSLDSPESSELHGQIRRRHPGPTGHGGHGGSGGQLEHSTPPSNNSRLHSPSSPSGTQRKFLYATRGMKTGSVDLPDEIEKSLSSASTSPCPSPVRQNQKSHRLLPTNLYVVLYNFKSRHQDELDLKAGYKVTVIDTSDPDWWKGKCLGKVGYFPSKYCAKLAASEKPLQVTHNLQVTDNERGDGTLTLLRDQIVIQVGEELNGMVMVRSADNRQGVCPVKYLQEV, encoded by the exons ATGAAATCACTCAGCTTGGACTCACCAGAATCGTCCGAATTGCATGGGCAAATTCGACGGCGACACCCGGGACCGACCGGTCACGGTGGCCACGGAGGTTCTGGTGGTCAGTTAGAACACAGCACGCCGCCATCTAACAATAGTAGATTACACT CACCCTCGAGTCCTTCCGGAACGCAGAGGAAATTCCTGTACGCGACGCGTGGCATGAAGACCGGATCCGTCGATCTGCCGGATGAAATCGAAAAGAGCCTTTCATCGGCCAGCACATCGCCATGCCCATCGCCAGTTCGCCAAAATCAG AAATCTCACCGTCTTCTGCCAACAAATCTGTACGTCGTGCTGTACAATTTCAAATCGCGCCATCAGGATGAGCTCGATTTAAAAGCCGGATACAAG GTCACCGTCATCGATACGTCCGATCCGGATTGGTGGAAGGGAAAATGTCTCGGGAAAGTGGGCTACTTTCCCTCGAAGTATTGCGCCAAACTGGCGGCGTCCGAAAAACCGCTCCAGGTCACACACAACCTCCAGGTGACGGATAACGAGCGTGGTGATGGTACCCTGACGCTATTGCGCGATCAAATCGTCATTCAG GTTGGAGAAGAGCTAAACGGTATGGTTATGGTGCGCTCGGCCGATAACCGCCAAGGAGTATGCCCGGTAAAGTACTTACAGGAGGTCTGA